From one Gadus morhua chromosome 8, gadMor3.0, whole genome shotgun sequence genomic stretch:
- the LOC115548183 gene encoding 5'-AMP-activated protein kinase subunit gamma-1 isoform X2, with protein sequence MKRFGSLRRSKKRKEQDGLASRGQSQSPGPPGSAGSSLPSTPIQASTPPQASTGPPQASSQPLFPQAPQPSSPTAERLSLRSRSRSLSCTAPDLGHRLSLPRTKPPLVPSPGPATPTAPSHHVHGLFEGMLEKLDIDDDAACEPESDIYMRFMKSHKCYDIVPTSSKLVVFDTALQVKKAFFALVANGVRAAPLWDTEKQSFVGMLTITDFIIILHRYYKSPMVQIYELEEHKLETWREVYLQATFKPLVNISPDASLFDAVYTLIKNKIHRLPVIDPVTGNALYILTHKRILKFLQLFVCEMPKPAFMKQTLGELGIGTYNQIAFIHPDTPIIKALNIFVERRVSALPVVDESGKVVDIYSKFDVINLAAEKTYNNLDITVTQALKHRSQYFEGVMKCHKLETLETIVDRIVKAEVHRLVVVDERSSIEGIISLSDILQALVLSPADASREEKLSE encoded by the exons ATGAAGAGGTTCGGTAGTCTGCGTCGGAGCAAGAAGCGCAAGGAGCAGGATGGGCTGGCAAGCAGAGGGCAGTCCCAGTCCCCCGGTCCGCCCG GCTCTGCTGGCTCGTcactcccctccacccccatccaGGCCTCCACCCCCCCGCAGGCCTCCACCGGCCCCCCGCAGGCCTCCAGCCAGCCGCTGTTCCCCCAGGCGCCCCAGCCCAGCTCCCCGACGGCCGAGCGGCTCAGCCTGCGCTCGCGCTCCCGCTCGCTGTCCTGCACGGCCCCCGACCTGGGCCACCGGCTCAGCCTCCCGCGCACCAAGCCCCCCCTCGTCCCGTCGCCGGGCCCCGCCACGCCCACCGCCCCCTCGCACCAC GTGCACGGGTTATTCGAAGGCATGCTGGAGAAACTTGACATAGATGATGACG CTGCCTGTGAACCAGAGAGTGATATCTACATGCGCTTCATGAAGTCCCACAAGTGCTACGACATCGTGCCCACCAGCTCCAAGTTGGTGGTATTCGACACCGCACTCCAA GTTAAGAAAGCGTTCTTTGCGCTGGTGGCCAATGGCGTGCGAGCAGCCCCACTGTGGGACACGGAGAAGCAGAGCTTTGTGG GGATGTTGACGATCACAGATTTCATCATCATCCTACACCGATACTACAAATCACCCATG GTGCAAATCTACGAGTTGGAGGAACATAAGCTCGAGACGTGGAGAG AGGTGTATCTACAAGCGACATTCAAGCCCCTGGTGAATATATCACCTGATGCAAG CCTGTTTGACGCAGTGTACACCCTCATCAAAAACAAAATTCACCGGTTGCCTGTCATCGACCCTGTCACAGGGAATGCACTTTACATCCTCACGCACAAGAGGATTCTCAAGTTCCTCCAGCTCTTT GTGTGTGAAATGCCAAAGCCAGCGTTCATGAAGCAGACGCTGGGGGAGCTGGGCATCGGCACGTACAACCAGATCGCCTTCATCCACCCGGACACGCCCATCATCAAAGCCCTCAACATCTTCGTGGAGCGGAGGGTGTCCGCGCTGCCCGTGGTGGACGAGAGCG GCAAGGTGGTGGATATTTACTCCAAGTTTGACGTCATC AACTTGGCGGCGGAGAAGACGTACAACAACCTGGACATCACGGTGACCCAGGCGCTGAAGCACCGCTCGCAGTACTTTGAGGGAGTCATGAAGTGCCACAAGCTGGAGACCCTGGAGACCATCGTGGACCGCATAGTGAAGGCTGAA gtccatcgtctggtggtggtggacgagcGCTCCAGCATCGAGGGGATCATCTCCCTGTCGGACATCCTGCAGGCCCTGGTGCTCAGTCCCGCAG acGCTTCCAGAGAAGAGAAGCTTTCCGAGTga
- the LOC115548183 gene encoding 5'-AMP-activated protein kinase subunit gamma-2 isoform X3, which produces MLEKLDIDDDAACEPESDIYMRFMKSHKCYDIVPTSSKLVVFDTALQVKKAFFALVANGVRAAPLWDTEKQSFVGMLTITDFIIILHRYYKSPMVQIYELEEHKLETWREVYLQATFKPLVNISPDASLFDAVYTLIKNKIHRLPVIDPVTGNALYILTHKRILKFLQLFVCEMPKPAFMKQTLGELGIGTYNQIAFIHPDTPIIKALNIFVERRVSALPVVDESGKVVDIYSKFDVINLAAEKTYNNLDITVTQALKHRSQYFEGVMKCHKLETLETIVDRIVKAEVHRLVVVDERSSIEGIISLSDILQALVLSPADASREEKLSE; this is translated from the exons ATGCTGGAGAAACTTGACATAGATGATGACG CTGCCTGTGAACCAGAGAGTGATATCTACATGCGCTTCATGAAGTCCCACAAGTGCTACGACATCGTGCCCACCAGCTCCAAGTTGGTGGTATTCGACACCGCACTCCAA GTTAAGAAAGCGTTCTTTGCGCTGGTGGCCAATGGCGTGCGAGCAGCCCCACTGTGGGACACGGAGAAGCAGAGCTTTGTGG GGATGTTGACGATCACAGATTTCATCATCATCCTACACCGATACTACAAATCACCCATG GTGCAAATCTACGAGTTGGAGGAACATAAGCTCGAGACGTGGAGAG AGGTGTATCTACAAGCGACATTCAAGCCCCTGGTGAATATATCACCTGATGCAAG CCTGTTTGACGCAGTGTACACCCTCATCAAAAACAAAATTCACCGGTTGCCTGTCATCGACCCTGTCACAGGGAATGCACTTTACATCCTCACGCACAAGAGGATTCTCAAGTTCCTCCAGCTCTTT GTGTGTGAAATGCCAAAGCCAGCGTTCATGAAGCAGACGCTGGGGGAGCTGGGCATCGGCACGTACAACCAGATCGCCTTCATCCACCCGGACACGCCCATCATCAAAGCCCTCAACATCTTCGTGGAGCGGAGGGTGTCCGCGCTGCCCGTGGTGGACGAGAGCG GCAAGGTGGTGGATATTTACTCCAAGTTTGACGTCATC AACTTGGCGGCGGAGAAGACGTACAACAACCTGGACATCACGGTGACCCAGGCGCTGAAGCACCGCTCGCAGTACTTTGAGGGAGTCATGAAGTGCCACAAGCTGGAGACCCTGGAGACCATCGTGGACCGCATAGTGAAGGCTGAA gtccatcgtctggtggtggtggacgagcGCTCCAGCATCGAGGGGATCATCTCCCTGTCGGACATCCTGCAGGCCCTGGTGCTCAGTCCCGCAG acGCTTCCAGAGAAGAGAAGCTTTCCGAGTga